In Halobaculum magnesiiphilum, the following proteins share a genomic window:
- a CDS encoding 50S ribosomal protein L1, which translates to MADSIEDAVSQALEDAPPRNFRETVDLAINLRDLDLNDPSNRVDDEVVLPAGTGQETQIVVIAEGETALRAEDVADRVLSGDDLSELASEENDAKDLADETDFFIAEADMMQDVASNLGRILGPRGKMPTPLQPDDDVVETVNRMKNTVQIRSRDRRTFHTRVGAEDMTADEIADNIDVIVRRLEADLEKGPLNIDGIYVKTTMGPSVEVPV; encoded by the coding sequence ATGGCAGATTCAATCGAGGACGCAGTATCCCAAGCACTGGAGGACGCCCCCCCTCGCAACTTCCGCGAGACCGTGGATTTGGCGATCAATCTCCGGGACTTGGACCTCAACGACCCGTCGAATCGAGTTGACGACGAAGTCGTGCTTCCGGCCGGCACCGGCCAGGAGACACAGATCGTCGTCATTGCGGAGGGCGAGACCGCCCTGCGCGCGGAAGACGTAGCCGACAGAGTCCTGTCGGGCGACGACCTCTCGGAGCTCGCATCCGAAGAGAACGACGCCAAGGATCTCGCCGATGAGACCGACTTCTTCATCGCCGAGGCCGACATGATGCAGGACGTGGCGTCCAACCTCGGGCGCATTCTGGGGCCGCGCGGCAAGATGCCGACGCCGCTCCAGCCCGACGACGACGTCGTCGAAACCGTCAACCGCATGAAAAACACCGTCCAGATCCGCTCGCGCGACCGCCGCACGTTCCACACGCGCGTCGGCGCCGAGGACATGACGGCCGACGAGATCGCCGACAACATCGACGTGATCGTCCGCCGGCTGGAGGCGGACCTCGAGAAGGGGCCGCTCAACATCGACGGCATCTACGTCAAGACGACGATGGGGCCGTCCGTGGAGGTGCCCGTATGA
- a CDS encoding 50S ribosomal protein L11 produces MAGTIEVLVPGGQANPGPPLGPELGPTPVDVQAVVSEINDQTAAFDGMEVPVTVEYDDDGSFSIEVGVPPTAELIKDEVGFETGSGEPQKDFVADMTVEQVRKVAEQKLSDLLAYDVKAAAKEVGGTCASLGVTIDGEDARTFDDRVDAGEYDDVLAEEATA; encoded by the coding sequence ATGGCTGGAACCATCGAAGTGCTCGTTCCCGGCGGCCAGGCCAATCCCGGCCCGCCGCTCGGTCCCGAGCTCGGTCCGACGCCGGTGGACGTGCAGGCGGTCGTCTCGGAGATCAACGACCAGACCGCCGCGTTCGACGGCATGGAAGTGCCCGTCACCGTCGAATACGACGACGACGGCTCCTTCAGCATCGAGGTCGGCGTCCCGCCGACGGCCGAACTGATCAAGGACGAGGTCGGCTTCGAGACGGGCTCGGGCGAGCCCCAGAAGGACTTCGTCGCCGACATGACCGTCGAACAGGTTCGGAAGGTGGCCGAGCAGAAGCTGTCCGACCTGCTCGCGTACGACGTGAAGGCCGCCGCCAAGGAGGTCGGCGGCACGTGCGCGTCGCTCGGCGTCACCATCGACGGCGAGGACGCCCGCACGTTCGACGACCGCGTCGACGCCGGCGAGTACGACGACGTCCTCGCCGAGGAAGCGACGGCGTAA
- a CDS encoding aldo/keto reductase, whose translation MAYTRLGDTGLEVSRLCLGCMNFGSERPWMMNDRDASVDLIHEALDLGINFLDTANVYSTGESEEIVGDAVASANRDELVLATKVFGEMRDGPNGSGLSRKHILDQVEASLDRLDTDYIDLYQIHRWDEETPIEETLSALDHLIETGRVRYIGASTMTAYQFTKSLYTSDIEDYERFACMQPEYSAVARYEEANLLDVCEGEGVGVIPWSPLAGGFLTGKYDRDSEPTDGTRGAASESVRGYFTEENWAVLDAVRSVAEEVDATPAQVALAWLLEREVVTAPIIGPRSVEHLRENVGAISVDLSPEQVERIAEPKTPRYPAP comes from the coding sequence ATGGCGTACACGAGGCTGGGCGACACCGGGCTGGAGGTGTCGCGCCTGTGTCTCGGCTGCATGAACTTCGGGAGCGAGCGGCCGTGGATGATGAACGACCGCGACGCGAGCGTCGACCTGATCCACGAAGCCCTGGATCTCGGCATCAACTTCCTCGACACCGCGAACGTGTACTCGACCGGCGAGAGTGAGGAGATCGTCGGCGACGCCGTCGCCTCCGCGAACCGCGACGAGCTCGTCCTCGCCACGAAAGTCTTCGGCGAGATGCGCGACGGCCCCAACGGCTCGGGCCTCTCGCGCAAACACATCCTCGATCAGGTGGAGGCCAGTCTCGATCGGCTCGACACCGACTACATCGACCTGTATCAGATCCATCGCTGGGACGAGGAGACGCCGATCGAGGAGACCCTCTCCGCGCTCGATCACCTCATCGAGACGGGTCGCGTGCGCTACATCGGCGCCTCCACGATGACCGCCTACCAGTTCACGAAATCCCTCTACACCAGCGACATCGAGGACTACGAGCGGTTCGCCTGCATGCAGCCCGAGTACTCCGCGGTCGCCCGGTACGAGGAGGCGAACCTCCTGGACGTGTGCGAGGGCGAGGGCGTCGGCGTGATCCCGTGGTCGCCGCTGGCGGGCGGCTTCCTCACCGGAAAGTACGACCGGGATTCGGAGCCGACCGACGGCACCCGCGGGGCGGCCTCCGAGTCGGTTCGGGGGTACTTCACCGAGGAGAACTGGGCCGTGCTCGACGCCGTCCGGAGCGTCGCCGAGGAGGTCGACGCGACGCCCGCGCAGGTGGCGCTCGCGTGGCTGCTCGAACGGGAGGTCGTCACCGCGCCGATCATCGGGCCTCGGTCGGTCGAGCACCTCCGCGAGAACGTCGGCGCGATCTCGGTCGACCTGAGCCCCGAGCAGGTCGAGCGCATCGCCGAGCCGAAGACGCCGCGGTATCCCGCCCCGTAG
- a CDS encoding aldo/keto reductase encodes MTYTKLGDTGLDVSRLCLGCMNFGSGEPWMMNDRDASVDLIHEALDLGINFLDTANVYSTGESEEIVGDAVASANRDELVLATKVYWDMFDGPNGSGLSRKHILDQVQASLDRLDTDYIDLYQIHRWDDDTPIEETLAALDHLVESGRVRYIGASTMTAYQFTKALYTSDIEDYERFACMQPEYNAVDRHEEANLLEVCAGEDVGVIPWSPLAGGFLTGKYDRDDDTEEGYRAETDEYTRNRFTDENWAVLDEIRAIADERGVTPVQVSLAWLLHRDVVDAPIIGPGSSEHLRENVAALGVDLTDDEMTRIEAPKTPRWPAPGKD; translated from the coding sequence ATGACGTACACGAAGCTCGGCGACACGGGGCTCGACGTGTCCCGGTTGTGTCTCGGCTGCATGAACTTCGGATCCGGGGAGCCGTGGATGATGAACGACCGCGACGCGAGCGTCGACCTCATCCACGAGGCGCTCGATCTCGGCATCAACTTCCTCGACACCGCGAACGTCTACTCCACCGGCGAAAGCGAGGAGATCGTCGGCGACGCCGTCGCGTCGGCGAACCGCGACGAACTCGTCCTCGCCACCAAGGTGTACTGGGACATGTTCGACGGCCCGAACGGCTCGGGCCTCTCGCGCAAGCACATCCTCGATCAGGTGCAGGCGAGTCTCGACCGGCTCGACACCGACTACATCGACCTGTATCAGATCCACCGCTGGGACGACGACACCCCGATCGAGGAGACGCTCGCGGCCCTCGACCACCTCGTCGAGAGCGGGCGGGTTCGATACATCGGCGCCTCCACGATGACCGCCTATCAGTTCACGAAGGCGCTGTACACCAGCGACATCGAGGACTACGAGCGCTTCGCCTGCATGCAACCCGAGTACAACGCCGTGGACCGCCACGAGGAGGCGAACCTGCTGGAGGTCTGTGCCGGCGAGGACGTGGGCGTGATCCCGTGGTCGCCGCTGGCGGGCGGCTTCCTCACCGGAAAGTACGACCGCGACGACGACACCGAGGAGGGATACCGGGCCGAGACGGACGAGTACACCCGGAACCGATTTACGGACGAGAACTGGGCCGTGCTGGACGAGATCCGCGCGATCGCCGACGAACGGGGCGTCACGCCGGTTCAGGTGTCGCTCGCGTGGCTGCTCCACCGCGACGTGGTGGACGCCCCGATCATCGGCCCCGGATCGAGCGAGCACCTCCGCGAGAACGTCGCCGCCCTCGGCGTCGATCTGACCGACGATGAGATGACGCGTATCGAGGCGCCCAAGACGCCGCGGTGGCCCGCGCCCGGGAAAGACTGA
- a CDS encoding TrmB family transcriptional regulator produces the protein METESLVETLEAAGLSPYQAEAYVALLELGTASATDVAEASGVPAPRIYDVLRTLEEREYIETYEAGSLQARAHSPSVVLEDLRRRADRLEAAAEEVEQRWEQPELEAGGASIVTRFRTVIERAEAFIEEASHQILLSTTTANLRRLAPALRDATDRGVSVRVSVHTDDANERPDPTLFEDICMEARHRPLPAPFVALADRRQASFAHHPDFYDRYGVLVNDRTHTYVFYWYFLTTLWEPWKSVYDASEPGLPIEHLDVRHLVRDLRELGWQNAPIRLRVEGYETDTGEECTVEGTVVDVRVPFASEADTGFELAGQVTVDLDVDGEHVSVGGWGAIVEDVEGTRLTIVDAPIE, from the coding sequence ATGGAGACCGAGTCGCTCGTCGAGACGCTGGAGGCGGCGGGCCTGTCGCCGTATCAGGCGGAGGCGTACGTCGCGCTGCTGGAGTTGGGGACGGCGTCGGCGACCGACGTGGCGGAGGCGAGCGGCGTCCCGGCCCCTCGCATCTACGACGTGCTACGGACGCTCGAAGAGCGGGAGTACATCGAGACGTACGAAGCCGGCTCGCTGCAGGCGCGGGCACACAGCCCGTCGGTCGTGTTGGAGGACCTCCGGAGACGGGCCGACCGGCTGGAGGCGGCCGCCGAGGAGGTCGAACAGCGATGGGAACAGCCCGAGTTGGAGGCCGGCGGCGCCAGCATCGTCACGCGGTTCCGGACCGTCATCGAGCGCGCGGAGGCGTTCATCGAGGAGGCCAGCCACCAGATCCTGCTGTCGACGACGACCGCGAACCTCCGACGGCTCGCGCCCGCGCTGCGCGACGCGACCGACCGGGGCGTCTCGGTGCGCGTGTCCGTCCACACCGACGACGCGAACGAGCGGCCGGACCCGACCCTGTTCGAGGACATCTGCATGGAGGCGCGCCACCGCCCGCTTCCCGCGCCGTTCGTGGCGCTGGCCGACCGCAGGCAGGCCTCGTTCGCCCACCACCCCGACTTCTACGACCGCTACGGCGTCCTCGTGAACGACCGGACGCATACGTACGTGTTCTACTGGTACTTCCTCACGACGCTGTGGGAGCCGTGGAAGTCCGTGTACGACGCGAGCGAGCCGGGGCTTCCGATCGAGCATCTCGACGTTCGCCACCTCGTTCGCGACCTCCGGGAGCTGGGGTGGCAGAACGCCCCCATCCGCCTCCGCGTCGAGGGGTACGAGACCGACACGGGCGAGGAGTGCACCGTCGAGGGCACCGTCGTCGACGTGCGGGTCCCGTTCGCCTCGGAGGCCGACACCGGCTTCGAGCTGGCCGGACAGGTCACGGTCGACCTCGACGTCGACGGCGAACACGTCAGCGTCGGGGGGTGGGGCGCGATCGTCGAGGACGTCGAGGGAACGAGACTCACGATCGTCGACGCGCCGATCGAGTGA
- a CDS encoding extracellular solute-binding protein — translation MSDDNTRNGVSRRDYLAAAGGAGATLGLAGCMGGGNGGGGGGNGGDDGTGEPIDTEPPEEDVTIQIAADSNFANAAEDIKQTLHEDGGLPDNISIEFLAGSFTTGDRRSQYQQILSAGQERPTVLMMDNGWTIPFIARGQLANLSEELPSSIVDQVQSEYLSNMVATAQDTEGDLYGIPLFADFPTIQYRKDLMREAGYTDEDFDTWATEPMTWSEFSTVVTDTLEATDTQDGFTWQGASYEGLACCDFIEFMGSHGGSYFGEFENYFGPVGDRPVTVDEENVINAVRMMRTFIHGQDDEHSLEGYDQISPQAVVQYTEEPSREPFTNGNVVAHRNWPYSININGAEDVFGEDLGVMPIPYAVSEEDSPYSSIGGTTSALGGWHLTLNPNANDSRKRAALQLFRALQEDEVRLRMFEIGGWTPPISDLINTERTRELELIGRYVDTLQVAGEAALPRPVTVVWPQESSQIASEVNASIRQEKGPEQAMTDLKESLESIESQA, via the coding sequence ATGTCTGACGACAACACACGGAACGGGGTATCGCGGCGGGACTACCTCGCTGCGGCCGGCGGCGCCGGGGCGACGCTCGGGCTGGCGGGCTGCATGGGAGGCGGCAACGGTGGCGGCGGGGGCGGAAACGGCGGTGACGACGGCACCGGCGAGCCGATCGACACGGAGCCGCCCGAGGAGGACGTGACCATCCAGATCGCGGCCGACTCGAACTTCGCGAACGCGGCCGAGGATATCAAGCAGACGCTCCACGAGGACGGTGGACTGCCGGACAACATCTCCATCGAGTTCCTCGCCGGGTCGTTCACCACGGGCGACCGGCGCTCGCAGTACCAGCAGATCCTCTCGGCCGGCCAGGAGCGACCGACCGTCCTGATGATGGACAACGGGTGGACGATCCCGTTCATCGCGCGCGGCCAGCTCGCGAACCTGAGCGAGGAGCTGCCCAGCTCCATCGTCGACCAGGTGCAAAGCGAGTACCTGTCGAACATGGTCGCCACCGCCCAGGACACCGAGGGCGACCTCTACGGGATCCCGCTGTTCGCCGACTTCCCCACCATCCAGTACCGCAAGGACCTGATGCGGGAGGCCGGCTACACTGACGAGGACTTCGACACGTGGGCGACCGAGCCGATGACGTGGTCGGAGTTCTCGACGGTCGTCACCGACACCCTCGAGGCGACCGACACGCAGGACGGATTCACCTGGCAGGGGGCTTCCTACGAGGGGCTCGCGTGCTGTGACTTCATCGAGTTCATGGGCTCGCACGGCGGCTCCTACTTCGGCGAGTTCGAGAACTACTTCGGCCCCGTCGGCGACCGCCCGGTCACCGTCGACGAGGAGAACGTGATCAACGCCGTCCGCATGATGCGGACGTTCATCCACGGGCAGGACGACGAACACTCGCTGGAGGGGTACGACCAGATCTCCCCGCAGGCGGTGGTCCAGTACACCGAGGAGCCGTCGCGTGAGCCCTTCACGAACGGCAACGTCGTCGCGCACCGCAACTGGCCGTACTCGATCAACATCAACGGCGCCGAGGACGTCTTCGGCGAGGACCTTGGCGTGATGCCGATCCCGTACGCGGTGTCCGAGGAGGACTCCCCGTACAGCTCCATCGGCGGGACCACCTCGGCGCTTGGCGGGTGGCACCTCACCCTCAACCCGAACGCGAACGACAGCCGCAAGCGCGCCGCGCTTCAGCTGTTCCGGGCGCTCCAGGAGGACGAGGTTCGCCTCCGCATGTTCGAGATCGGCGGATGGACGCCGCCCATCTCGGACCTCATCAACACAGAGCGCACCCGGGAGCTCGAACTCATCGGCCGCTACGTGGACACGCTGCAGGTCGCCGGCGAGGCCGCCCTACCGCGTCCGGTCACCGTCGTCTGGCCCCAGGAGTCGAGCCAGATCGCCAGCGAGGTCAACGCAAGCATCCGCCAGGAGAAGGGCCCGGAGCAGGCGATGACCGACCTGAAGGAGTCGCTGGAGTCGATCGAGAGCCAGGCGTAA
- a CDS encoding carbohydrate ABC transporter permease, with the protein MSTDQQTGDLPGGTRSGPYASAVRWMENLSETQYAYLLLSPALLLLGVVAFWPLLSTFRLSLFADSFGQASVGNFVGLGNYVAIVTGERTALLPSPFLPQSLTVNAMFNSAIAVTLVFTIISVSIETVIGFAQALILDQEFRGRRWVRVAIILPWAIPIVVQGMIFYLMFQPNIGFLVGTPEAPALLNSLGLISFTPLANAQDATMIVIVADVWKTTAFMALLILAGMQSIDRSLFDVAKVAGASPWQRFKYITLPIILPTVMVAMLFRTIQAMRIYGLIETVAGCTTVPSLSCLVVTTFSNRMLGSSATVAFITAAVIGVVVSVYIVGYARGDVA; encoded by the coding sequence ATGAGCACAGACCAACAGACGGGCGACCTCCCCGGCGGGACACGGAGCGGGCCGTACGCGAGCGCCGTCCGGTGGATGGAGAACCTGTCGGAGACACAGTACGCGTACCTGTTGTTGAGTCCGGCGCTCCTGCTGCTGGGCGTCGTCGCGTTCTGGCCGCTGTTGTCGACGTTCCGCCTGTCGCTGTTCGCCGACAGCTTCGGGCAGGCGAGCGTCGGGAACTTCGTGGGCCTCGGGAACTACGTGGCTATCGTCACGGGCGAACGGACCGCGCTGTTGCCGTCGCCGTTCCTGCCGCAGTCGCTGACGGTCAACGCGATGTTCAACAGCGCGATCGCGGTCACGTTGGTGTTCACGATCATCAGCGTCTCGATCGAGACGGTCATCGGCTTCGCGCAGGCGCTGATCCTCGACCAGGAGTTCCGCGGTCGCCGGTGGGTCCGGGTCGCGATCATCCTCCCGTGGGCGATCCCGATCGTCGTCCAGGGGATGATCTTCTACCTGATGTTCCAGCCGAACATCGGCTTCCTCGTCGGGACGCCGGAGGCGCCGGCGCTGTTGAACTCGCTGGGGCTGATATCGTTCACGCCGCTGGCGAACGCACAGGACGCGACGATGATCGTCATCGTGGCCGACGTGTGGAAGACGACGGCGTTCATGGCGCTGCTCATCCTCGCGGGGATGCAGTCGATCGACCGGAGCCTCTTCGACGTGGCGAAGGTCGCGGGCGCCTCGCCGTGGCAGCGCTTCAAGTACATCACCCTGCCCATCATCCTCCCGACGGTGATGGTCGCGATGCTGTTCCGGACGATCCAGGCGATGCGGATCTACGGGCTCATCGAGACAGTCGCGGGGTGTACGACGGTGCCGTCGCTGTCGTGTCTGGTGGTGACGACGTTCAGCAACCGGATGCTCGGCTCCTCGGCGACGGTCGCGTTCATCACGGCGGCGGTCATCGGGGTCGTCGTCTCGGTGTACATCGTCGGGTACGCACGGGGTGATGTGGCATGA
- a CDS encoding carbohydrate ABC transporter permease → MTNEPRTDGGVQGEPELKRGPLQRWVAKSIKDPERAYRAMFYVATIFFLATTLFPFYFLLVLAVTPDNAPLSLALWQTPTNVGVFLDVFERINFLRYMFNSLVLALSTTVIVLILASLAGYVFGRLEFPGKAPLMLLVLAISYFPPAAFFVPLYRLFTGNVISGLSLYNTPGSMILPFSSLFMPLSIFILTTFYGQIPDGLEDAARVEGTTRLGALFRVIIPLSAPGVATAGVLTFISVYNEFFFSQLMNNGQPENWAPIVGGLLQLQRAGQFEVTYGVMAAGSIVAVVPVAILVVVAQERIVSGLTAGALKE, encoded by the coding sequence ATGACGAACGAACCGCGAACGGACGGCGGCGTTCAGGGAGAACCGGAACTCAAGCGCGGGCCGCTCCAGCGGTGGGTCGCGAAGTCGATCAAGGACCCGGAGCGCGCCTACCGGGCGATGTTCTACGTCGCGACGATCTTCTTCCTCGCGACGACGCTGTTCCCGTTCTACTTCCTGCTCGTGCTGGCGGTGACGCCGGACAACGCGCCGCTGAGTCTCGCGTTGTGGCAGACGCCGACGAACGTCGGCGTGTTCCTCGACGTGTTCGAGCGGATCAATTTCCTGCGATACATGTTCAACAGCCTCGTGCTCGCGCTGTCGACCACGGTCATCGTGTTGATCCTGGCGAGCCTCGCAGGGTACGTGTTCGGTCGGCTGGAGTTCCCCGGGAAGGCGCCGCTCATGCTGCTGGTGCTCGCGATCAGCTACTTCCCGCCGGCGGCGTTCTTCGTCCCGCTGTACCGGCTGTTCACGGGGAACGTCATCAGCGGGTTGAGCCTCTACAACACGCCGGGATCGATGATCCTGCCGTTCAGCTCGTTGTTCATGCCGCTGTCCATCTTCATCCTCACGACGTTCTACGGACAGATCCCCGACGGACTGGAGGACGCCGCGCGCGTCGAGGGGACCACCCGACTGGGGGCGCTGTTCCGGGTGATCATCCCGCTGTCGGCGCCGGGCGTCGCCACCGCCGGTGTGTTGACGTTCATCTCCGTGTATAACGAGTTCTTCTTCAGCCAGCTCATGAACAACGGGCAGCCGGAGAACTGGGCGCCCATCGTGGGCGGCCTGCTCCAGCTGCAGCGGGCGGGACAGTTCGAGGTCACCTACGGCGTGATGGCCGCGGGCAGCATCGTCGCGGTGGTGCCGGTCGCCATCCTCGTCGTGGTCGCACAGGAGCGCATCGTCAGCGGACTGACGGCGGGCGCACTCAAGGAGTAA
- a CDS encoding ABC transporter ATP-binding protein produces MARVHLEDVTKRYGDVTAVEGMNLDIEDGEFVTLVGPSGCGKSTTMEMVAGLTTPTGGTVTIGDRDVTTLPPKDRGISMVFQNIALFPHMDVYDNISFGLRLRNYEKEEIDRRVENAASVVQMEGMLDRMPDEMSGGQRQRVAIARAIVREPDVFLMDEPLANLDAKLRVHMRTELQRLHKELDTTIIYVTHDQAEAMTMSDRIAVLNEGELQQFDPPLVCYNEPANEFVAGFIGSPSMNFTEGEFTNAGFTSEYYDVSFDVGALGESPGSPVTLGVRPEDVHPVEVGDDAADPTEPISATVDVLEPMGDEIFVYLMLADDHEGGMGGAATGDDSLLMSVSPDSDISEGDDVDVVLDREKIHLFDDGTSEAITHGVSGAATAAADADPQGEEAE; encoded by the coding sequence ATGGCACGAGTACACTTAGAGGACGTGACGAAGCGCTACGGGGACGTAACGGCCGTCGAGGGCATGAACCTCGACATCGAGGACGGCGAGTTCGTCACGCTCGTCGGTCCCTCCGGGTGTGGGAAGTCCACCACCATGGAGATGGTCGCCGGGCTGACGACGCCCACCGGGGGGACGGTCACCATCGGCGACCGCGACGTGACGACGCTCCCGCCGAAGGACCGGGGCATCTCGATGGTGTTCCAGAACATCGCGCTGTTCCCGCACATGGACGTGTACGACAACATCTCCTTCGGGTTGCGGCTGCGCAACTACGAGAAGGAGGAGATCGACCGCCGCGTCGAGAACGCGGCGAGCGTCGTCCAGATGGAGGGGATGCTCGACCGCATGCCCGACGAGATGTCCGGCGGGCAGCGCCAGCGCGTCGCCATCGCGCGCGCCATCGTCCGCGAGCCCGACGTGTTCCTCATGGACGAGCCGCTGGCGAACCTGGACGCGAAGCTGCGCGTTCACATGCGCACGGAGCTCCAGCGGCTCCACAAGGAACTGGACACGACGATCATCTACGTCACCCACGACCAGGCGGAGGCGATGACGATGTCCGACCGCATCGCGGTCCTCAACGAGGGCGAGCTCCAGCAGTTCGACCCGCCGCTCGTGTGCTACAACGAGCCCGCGAACGAGTTCGTCGCCGGCTTCATCGGGTCGCCGTCGATGAACTTCACCGAGGGCGAGTTCACGAACGCCGGGTTCACCTCGGAGTACTACGACGTGAGCTTCGACGTCGGCGCGCTCGGCGAGAGCCCCGGAAGCCCCGTGACGCTCGGGGTCCGGCCGGAGGACGTCCACCCCGTCGAGGTCGGCGACGACGCGGCCGACCCGACGGAGCCGATCAGCGCGACCGTCGACGTGCTGGAGCCGATGGGCGACGAGATCTTCGTCTACCTCATGCTCGCCGACGACCACGAGGGCGGAATGGGCGGCGCGGCGACCGGCGACGACAGCCTGCTCATGAGCGTCTCGCCCGACAGCGACATCTCGGAGGGCGACGACGTCGACGTGGTTCTCGACCGCGAGAAGATCCACCTGTTCGACGACGGGACGAGCGAGGCTATCACCCACGGCGTCTCTGGGGCTGCCACGGCCGCCGCCGACGCCGACCCGCAGGGGGAGGAGGCCGAGTAG
- a CDS encoding Gfo/Idh/MocA family protein, with product MTLVDGFDPSGIRVGIVGLGGIGHHHAERLESLGADLVGGMDVDAGARERFVREFDAHAFEDAGELFDMVDAVLITTPNRFHEEYAVSALEWGLDVLLEKPLAHTLESAERIAAAARDADGICMVGFNNRFAAPVEVLKHYQAEGRFGDVNHVEANYVRRRGVPGRGSWFTSKEVSGGGSLIDIGVHAIDLALYFLDFPEVVEVSGIARSEFGGRDDYTYIDMWGDDSGPEDFDVDDSVSAFIRTADGATVSLEAAWATNRPENNDFFVRGTEAGAHFDRSSGDLTLFENGIGGGHHLTDTDVDTREVDTHRAEQAAFLEAVEAGEEPTRNTVDQALTVQRVIDGIYRSTDEGRAVRLDE from the coding sequence ATGACGCTCGTCGACGGCTTCGACCCGTCCGGGATCCGCGTCGGCATCGTCGGGCTCGGCGGCATCGGGCACCATCACGCCGAGCGCCTGGAGTCGCTCGGGGCGGATCTCGTCGGCGGCATGGACGTCGACGCCGGCGCCCGCGAGCGCTTCGTCCGCGAGTTCGACGCACACGCGTTCGAGGACGCCGGAGAGCTGTTCGACATGGTCGACGCCGTCCTGATCACGACGCCGAACCGGTTCCACGAGGAGTACGCCGTCTCCGCGCTGGAGTGGGGGCTCGACGTGCTCCTCGAGAAGCCGCTGGCGCACACGCTGGAGTCGGCCGAGCGGATCGCCGCGGCCGCCCGCGATGCTGACGGGATCTGCATGGTCGGGTTCAACAATCGCTTCGCGGCGCCCGTCGAGGTACTGAAACACTACCAGGCCGAGGGGCGCTTCGGCGACGTGAACCACGTCGAGGCGAACTACGTGCGGCGCCGGGGCGTCCCCGGTCGCGGCTCGTGGTTCACGAGCAAGGAGGTCTCCGGCGGCGGGAGCCTCATCGACATCGGCGTCCACGCGATCGACCTGGCGCTGTACTTCCTCGATTTCCCGGAGGTCGTCGAAGTCTCCGGGATCGCGCGCTCGGAGTTCGGCGGCCGCGACGACTACACCTACATCGACATGTGGGGCGACGACTCCGGCCCGGAGGACTTCGACGTGGACGACTCCGTCTCGGCGTTCATCCGCACCGCCGACGGCGCGACCGTCTCGCTGGAGGCCGCGTGGGCGACGAACCGACCGGAGAACAACGACTTCTTCGTCCGCGGGACGGAGGCGGGCGCACACTTCGACCGCAGCAGCGGCGACCTCACGCTCTTCGAGAACGGGATCGGCGGCGGCCACCACCTCACCGACACGGACGTCGACACCCGCGAGGTCGACACCCACCGCGCCGAGCAGGCGGCGTTCCTCGAGGCGGTCGAGGCCGGCGAGGAGCCCACCCGGAACACCGTCGATCAGGCGCTGACGGTGCAGCGCGTCATCGACGGCATCTACCGCTCGACCGACGAAGGTCGGGCGGTCCGGCTCGACGAGTAG